The Marivivens sp. LCG002 genome contains a region encoding:
- a CDS encoding FAD-dependent oxidoreductase produces MLDDRYKLAFRLYPYERNSDQDSPTPVRHPVVVMGGGPVGIATALDLGLQGIPVVVLDDHEGIGKGSRAICFAKRTLEIADRYGCSAPMLDKGVVWNLGKVFHDDRKVFEFNLLPEEGHKFPAFINLQQPYFEKFIVERVREAQAKGAPIELRGKNRVDAVEVKEDHVLLSIMTPEGPYRIEADWLIGADGASSPLRSMMELDFEGRVFQDSFLIADIKMNGASFPTERWFWFEPWFKSGASTLLHKQPDDIWRIDFQIGWDVDRKEELKEENICKRIDAMLGDGIDYEIVWSSIYTFQCRRMKKFRHGRVLFAGDAAHQVSPFGARGANSGLQDVDNLGWKLGLVINGKAPDRLLDTYHEERAYGADENIRNSTRSTDFITPKSKTSHIFRNAVLDLAEHYSFARPLVNSGRLSLPCVYDGLSLNGPDALQGGPDRTRVGSPCPDAPLGTGYLLEKLGNEFALLTIDAEAPEIGAIDSIPVRRVAVTAADDPSCELAKRYLGSAAAGVYLIRPDQHVAARWASFDMAATVSALRTAIGKA; encoded by the coding sequence ATGTTAGACGACCGCTACAAGCTCGCATTCAGACTTTATCCCTATGAACGTAATTCAGATCAGGATAGCCCCACTCCCGTGCGTCATCCGGTTGTAGTCATGGGGGGTGGTCCCGTGGGCATCGCGACCGCCTTGGACCTCGGTCTCCAAGGTATTCCCGTTGTCGTCCTTGATGACCATGAGGGGATCGGCAAGGGAAGCCGCGCCATCTGCTTTGCAAAGCGCACCCTTGAAATTGCCGACCGCTATGGCTGTAGCGCGCCAATGCTCGACAAGGGCGTTGTTTGGAACTTAGGCAAAGTGTTCCACGATGACCGCAAGGTTTTCGAGTTCAACCTGCTCCCTGAAGAGGGACACAAGTTTCCCGCTTTCATCAATCTTCAACAGCCCTATTTCGAGAAATTCATTGTCGAACGGGTCCGCGAGGCGCAAGCCAAAGGCGCTCCGATCGAACTGCGTGGCAAGAACCGCGTTGATGCGGTCGAGGTAAAGGAAGACCACGTCCTCCTCAGCATCATGACGCCCGAAGGCCCCTATCGGATCGAGGCTGATTGGTTGATCGGTGCGGATGGTGCCTCTTCTCCACTTCGATCCATGATGGAGCTCGATTTCGAGGGCCGCGTCTTTCAGGACAGCTTCCTGATCGCCGATATCAAGATGAATGGCGCGAGCTTCCCGACCGAGCGTTGGTTCTGGTTCGAGCCATGGTTCAAATCAGGTGCCTCGACCCTTCTTCATAAACAGCCAGACGATATTTGGCGGATCGACTTTCAGATCGGATGGGACGTGGATCGTAAAGAAGAACTCAAGGAAGAAAACATCTGCAAGCGGATCGATGCCATGCTCGGCGACGGTATCGATTACGAGATAGTCTGGTCATCGATCTACACCTTCCAGTGCCGCCGTATGAAAAAGTTCCGCCATGGCCGTGTCCTCTTTGCGGGTGACGCAGCGCATCAGGTTTCGCCCTTTGGCGCGCGTGGAGCGAACTCGGGTCTTCAGGACGTGGACAACCTCGGTTGGAAACTTGGCTTGGTGATCAATGGCAAGGCTCCTGACCGGCTCCTTGATACCTATCACGAAGAGCGGGCTTATGGAGCGGATGAGAATATTCGTAACTCCACCCGCTCGACTGATTTCATCACGCCCAAATCCAAAACGAGCCACATCTTCCGCAACGCTGTTCTCGACTTGGCCGAGCATTACTCTTTTGCGCGTCCTCTCGTGAACTCGGGGCGCTTGTCGCTTCCTTGTGTCTACGATGGGCTTTCTCTCAACGGCCCGGACGCCCTTCAAGGCGGGCCCGACCGCACAAGGGTAGGGAGCCCATGTCCCGACGCACCGCTTGGAACGGGTTATCTGCTGGAGAAGCTCGGGAACGAATTCGCCCTCTTGACGATTGATGCCGAAGCTCCGGAAATAGGTGCGATCGACAGCATCCCCGTTCGGCGCGTTGCAGTCACTGCCGCCGACGATCCAAGCTGTGAGCTGGCAAAGCGGTATCTCGGTTCCGCGGCAGCAGGCGTTTACCTTATCCGGCCTGACCAACATGTTGCCGCACGCTGGGCAAGTTTCGACATGGCTGCAACTGTTTCAGCGCTTCGCACAGCAATTGGAAAGGCCTAG
- the chrA gene encoding chromate efflux transporter, with amino-acid sequence MSETYPTLGEATKVWARIAALSFGGPAGQIAVMHRILVEEKRWLGDERFLHALNFCMLLPGPEAQQLATYIGWLMHGVRGALIAGLLFIAPGMLAIMALSWAYVVFGDVELIQGVFFGLKAAVLAIVSQAVIRLAKRALKNAVMRSLAVASFIAIFLLSVPFPVIVLSAALTGWCGARFGLSSFVSGGGGAVAASQVGETNTLLEEGGYQKHSVNGLIAAGIGALGLWLVPVALLVFFAPQSVFADIALFFSKLAVLTFGGAYAALGWVAQDAAGIYGWLAPVEMLDGLGMAETTPGPLIMVLQFVGFLAAFREAGWATPLWAGTVGGLLTTLVTFAPCFAWIFLGAPIMETLRKNVAISAALTAVTAAVVGVILNLAIWFALHLIWEDVTAWGFGPITVELPLLQSFNAPAALLSAAALIAVFRFNLGLTVVLGGAALGGILFVFAGMV; translated from the coding sequence ATGAGCGAGACTTATCCGACACTTGGAGAAGCCACCAAAGTCTGGGCGCGGATTGCGGCTCTTTCGTTTGGGGGACCAGCGGGCCAGATTGCGGTCATGCATCGGATTCTGGTCGAAGAGAAACGCTGGCTTGGAGACGAGCGGTTTCTACATGCATTGAATTTTTGCATGCTCCTACCCGGACCCGAGGCACAGCAGCTTGCGACTTATATTGGCTGGTTGATGCACGGAGTGCGTGGCGCTCTGATCGCAGGGCTCTTGTTTATCGCGCCGGGGATGTTGGCGATCATGGCTCTAAGTTGGGCCTATGTCGTCTTTGGAGATGTCGAGCTGATCCAAGGGGTGTTCTTCGGGTTAAAAGCTGCAGTGCTTGCGATCGTTAGTCAGGCAGTGATCCGGCTCGCAAAGCGCGCCTTGAAGAATGCTGTTATGCGTTCACTTGCGGTTGCTTCTTTCATAGCCATTTTCTTACTGAGCGTTCCATTTCCTGTGATCGTCCTATCCGCAGCTCTTACAGGGTGGTGTGGTGCACGCTTCGGCTTGTCTTCGTTTGTGTCAGGTGGCGGCGGAGCGGTAGCGGCTTCTCAAGTCGGTGAAACAAACACGCTCCTCGAAGAGGGTGGATATCAAAAGCATTCGGTCAACGGATTGATCGCCGCGGGCATAGGCGCATTGGGACTTTGGTTGGTGCCGGTCGCGTTGCTCGTGTTTTTTGCGCCCCAATCTGTCTTTGCCGATATCGCGCTGTTCTTTTCCAAGCTCGCTGTTTTGACCTTTGGCGGTGCTTATGCCGCGCTTGGTTGGGTCGCACAGGATGCTGCCGGGATCTATGGATGGCTCGCTCCGGTCGAAATGCTTGATGGTCTCGGAATGGCTGAAACAACGCCCGGCCCCTTGATCATGGTGTTGCAATTCGTGGGCTTTCTCGCGGCATTCCGCGAGGCAGGTTGGGCCACCCCTCTCTGGGCGGGAACCGTCGGCGGTTTGCTTACCACCTTGGTAACCTTTGCACCCTGTTTTGCGTGGATCTTTCTCGGGGCGCCGATCATGGAAACCTTGCGCAAAAATGTAGCAATTTCAGCAGCTCTTACAGCAGTGACTGCGGCTGTGGTCGGTGTCATCCTTAATCTTGCGATATGGTTTGCGCTGCACCTGATTTGGGAAGACGTCACCGCTTGGGGTTTCGGCCCAATTACCGTTGAGCTTCCACTGCTTCAAAGTTTCAACGCCCCCGCGGCTCTTTTGTCTGCGGCTGCTTTGATTGCAGTGTTCCGCTTTAATCTCGGCTTGACCGTGGTGCTCGGAGGCGCTGCGCTGGGCGGAATACTTTTCGTCTTCGCGGGTATGGTCTAA
- a CDS encoding MBL fold metallo-hydrolase translates to MAKAFASQGDMTEKQISFTEVGEGLYAFTAEGDPNSGVIIGDESVMIVEAQATPRLANKVIECVRSVTDKPISHVVLTHYHAVRVLGASAFGAQQIIMGEKARGMVVERGQEDWDSEFQRFPRLFESHESIPGLTWPTTTFNDRMTVHLGNRRIDLMHLGRAHTAGDIVIHVPDQNVMFTGDIVEYHSACYCGDGHFKDWGNTLDAIKAFDVDAIAPGRGDALVGKEMVGKAIENTRDFVASTYRPAAAVAARGGSLKEAWDAVRAECDPKFKDYAIYEHCLPFNVARAYDEARGIDTPRIWTAQRDMEMWEQLQG, encoded by the coding sequence ATGGCGAAAGCATTCGCGTCGCAAGGCGACATGACCGAAAAGCAAATCAGCTTTACCGAGGTCGGAGAGGGGCTCTACGCCTTTACCGCCGAAGGTGATCCGAACTCGGGCGTTATCATCGGCGATGAGAGTGTGATGATCGTCGAAGCGCAGGCCACGCCAAGGCTGGCAAACAAGGTCATAGAATGCGTCCGTTCCGTGACGGACAAACCGATTTCTCACGTCGTTCTCACCCACTATCACGCAGTGCGCGTTCTTGGTGCCTCGGCCTTTGGTGCGCAGCAGATCATCATGGGCGAAAAGGCACGCGGAATGGTTGTTGAACGTGGTCAGGAAGACTGGGACTCTGAATTCCAGCGTTTCCCGCGTCTCTTCGAAAGTCATGAATCAATCCCTGGTCTGACCTGGCCGACGACCACATTTAATGACCGGATGACTGTGCATCTCGGCAATCGGCGCATTGATCTCATGCACCTCGGCCGCGCCCATACCGCAGGTGATATCGTTATCCACGTCCCGGATCAGAATGTGATGTTTACCGGAGACATCGTTGAATATCATTCGGCTTGTTATTGCGGTGACGGACATTTCAAAGACTGGGGAAACACGCTCGACGCGATCAAAGCGTTTGACGTCGACGCCATCGCACCAGGTCGTGGTGACGCGCTTGTCGGCAAGGAAATGGTCGGCAAAGCCATCGAAAACACCCGCGATTTTGTAGCTTCCACCTATCGCCCCGCAGCGGCGGTTGCCGCACGCGGCGGTTCGCTCAAGGAAGCATGGGATGCCGTGCGCGCCGAATGTGATCCCAAGTTTAAAGATTATGCGATCTACGAGCATTGCCTGCCCTTTAACGTGGCACGTGCCTATGACGAAGCGCGCGGGATCGATACTCCGCGGATCTGGACCGCCCAGCGCGACATGGAAATGTGGGAACAGCTTCAGGGCTAA
- a CDS encoding heme biosynthesis HemY N-terminal domain-containing protein produces the protein MLWSLIKILAFVAAVTGLTYGAVMVSDMEGSLVLTFAGIKATLSPLQVVFALLAMVVGLWVVFKLVAFLAALFRFLNGDETAISRYFTRNRERKGFEALSDGLMALASGEGHLALTKAAKAERYLQRPELTNLLIAQAAEQVGDRAKAEATYKKLLEDDKTRFVGIRGIMKQKLSEGDKEKALKLAEKAFELKPKHEETQDILLKLQAEKGDWSAARSTLGAKLKSGSLPRDVHKRRDAVLALSEAREVIGDETTSIAAREAAIEANKLSPDLIPAAVMAARAYIEAANPKNAARVITKAWKAQPHPDLARVFAEIAPDETPQERLKRFKTLAKLAPENPETKLVLAELNVAAEDFPEARRELGSLAQDDPTTRSLSLMAAIERGSGASDQVVRAWLAKAVTASRGPQWICDKCNHIHTEWQPVCDHCSAFDTLSWKRPPQGETAIPSSTEMLPLIVGAPEMASSEDEIVVAGDTLLSDQEK, from the coding sequence ATGCTGTGGTCCCTGATTAAGATTTTGGCCTTTGTTGCTGCCGTCACTGGTCTCACCTATGGCGCGGTAATGGTCTCGGATATGGAGGGCAGCCTTGTGCTGACCTTTGCGGGGATCAAAGCGACTCTTTCGCCTCTACAGGTGGTTTTCGCCCTTCTCGCCATGGTCGTCGGCCTTTGGGTGGTTTTCAAACTGGTTGCATTTCTTGCCGCACTATTCCGGTTCCTGAACGGGGATGAAACGGCCATTTCCCGCTATTTCACCCGCAATCGCGAGCGTAAAGGCTTCGAAGCCCTTTCCGATGGGCTTATGGCACTCGCTTCTGGCGAAGGTCACCTTGCTCTGACCAAAGCCGCAAAAGCCGAACGCTATTTGCAGCGGCCTGAACTGACGAACCTTTTGATCGCCCAAGCTGCCGAACAGGTCGGGGATCGGGCAAAGGCCGAAGCGACTTATAAAAAGCTTCTGGAAGACGATAAAACGCGCTTTGTCGGCATCCGTGGGATCATGAAGCAAAAGCTTTCGGAAGGCGACAAAGAAAAAGCGCTCAAGCTTGCGGAAAAGGCCTTTGAGCTCAAGCCCAAGCACGAGGAAACCCAGGATATTCTCCTCAAGCTCCAGGCTGAAAAAGGCGACTGGTCGGCAGCCCGTTCCACACTCGGTGCCAAGCTGAAGTCTGGATCTCTTCCCCGTGATGTGCACAAGCGTCGAGACGCGGTCCTTGCACTGTCTGAAGCAAGGGAGGTCATTGGCGATGAGACGACATCGATCGCTGCGCGCGAAGCTGCAATCGAGGCCAACAAATTGTCGCCCGACCTTATTCCTGCGGCAGTGATGGCGGCGCGCGCCTATATCGAGGCGGCAAATCCAAAGAACGCTGCGCGGGTGATCACCAAAGCATGGAAAGCCCAGCCTCATCCGGACCTTGCCCGTGTCTTTGCCGAAATCGCCCCCGACGAGACCCCGCAAGAGCGTCTGAAGCGCTTCAAAACTCTTGCCAAGCTCGCGCCCGAAAATCCCGAAACCAAGCTTGTTCTGGCTGAACTCAACGTTGCGGCCGAGGATTTCCCCGAAGCCCGCCGCGAGCTTGGCTCGCTGGCACAGGATGATCCGACCACACGAAGCCTCTCTCTGATGGCTGCTATCGAACGAGGAAGCGGCGCAAGCGATCAAGTGGTTCGGGCATGGCTTGCAAAGGCTGTAACCGCCTCTCGCGGCCCGCAGTGGATTTGTGACAAGTGCAACCACATCCATACTGAATGGCAGCCCGTTTGCGATCATTGTTCGGCCTTCGATACACTGTCATGGAAGCGTCCCCCGCAGGGCGAAACAGCAATCCCGTCAAGCACCGAGATGCTTCCTCTGATTGTCGGAGCGCCTGAAATGGCCAGCTCGGAAGACGAGATCGTGGTCGCAGGAGACACACTTCTGTCCGATCAGGAAAAATAG
- a CDS encoding MarR family winged helix-turn-helix transcriptional regulator — translation MTTPKNQLRKEITDGFELGRFTPYRSAVVAQLLSEALAREYRDRFGISIPDWRVLVHLSADDGASVRDIEQKVAMEKSKVSRAASRLVARGLIARTKNETDGRLLHFSLTEQGWAMMAELLPLANAFQRRIDAALGQGAEAFEDGLTRLWEEFETQHEQE, via the coding sequence ATGACGACGCCTAAGAACCAACTCCGCAAAGAGATCACGGATGGCTTCGAGCTTGGTCGGTTCACGCCTTATCGCTCGGCCGTTGTGGCACAGCTTTTGAGCGAGGCTTTGGCGCGCGAGTACCGTGACCGTTTCGGTATTTCGATACCTGATTGGCGCGTGCTTGTGCATCTAAGCGCAGACGATGGCGCCTCGGTCCGTGACATAGAACAAAAGGTTGCCATGGAGAAATCCAAGGTCAGCCGCGCTGCGTCTCGACTTGTCGCCAGAGGGCTGATCGCTCGCACCAAGAACGAGACTGACGGTCGCTTGCTACACTTTTCCCTTACGGAACAAGGGTGGGCCATGATGGCGGAACTGCTGCCGCTCGCGAACGCGTTTCAGCGCAGAATTGATGCCGCATTGGGTCAAGGAGCGGAAGCCTTTGAAGACGGGCTCACTCGGCTTTGGGAAGAATTCGAGACCCAGCACGAACAAGAGTAG